The proteins below are encoded in one region of Acidobacteriota bacterium:
- a CDS encoding sulfatase, with the protein MTKHLLAAGLLLSIACTGSEPRPAAADLGMPEDRMPIVERLIETPPPLPFHPRSLYRTEGERRWDFSAEPDSPGSRWKAPLSDLEDRRIAAGRQVRASREYQTIERAVHFDSSRFDAFELSTGRTKGAAFTLQWAGLGERFSSERSLRVASGDIERHQFQSAIFDLRGHPAWRGRIRKLRIAIGAPAQQRILLRELVANRATTDPEALASALGRPWLVDLAGDVRSAWLAVPDLPIERSVAALPPGARLRGSWSIPQGYPPGTLVEISWQPEGGPSEVLSEHPLGEGETDSWQPFEIDLDRWQGKGGKVSFRLTGAPRDVVDAAGPAAWGSPEIWTAEAPRRPPNVVLISIDTLRADRLSTYGYRLPTSPRLDAWAARSGVVFEYAIAQAPWTLPSHSSMLTGLDPFRHGTNHDAPLAAGIETLAEALRRGGYRTRAVTAGRFLTPQYGTAQGFDRFQYFAPDSPEQRPLELETNLERAVDALDEMAGEPFFLFFHTYETHAPYRPRQPWFERLHGQPPPRPDELRPPDNDDDPDPAARRDQPFGVPRLRQQGGEEVTAAASDLYDAGIAYMDNLVGQLLDRVDDLGPTVVVFTSDHGELFGEHGLAGHDSLYEENLRVPLIIAAPDGLGAGDRVVDQVRSVDIVATILDLVGIRPSQDLDGRTLRPYLEGRRPADSPRAWAYASRTNRGFGFRQRNRLKVIYDNSVWSPTAGKAKAFDLRKDPREEHPLPAPPEALELMRQRFEALPGLWLTLENPTQRIFTLDIQGPLVTPASFKSVALGNANMSQPEAERARIALPGSGRTVLRVEVVPQGEMIVRALVDGKPPAADRPGASFRLNPSAIDAATWTWLEDRWQAVDATEPANGPTFRAEWVGERRQADRAVSQEDEALREELRALGYID; encoded by the coding sequence ATGACCAAGCATCTGCTGGCGGCGGGCTTGCTCCTGAGCATCGCTTGCACCGGATCGGAACCTCGGCCGGCCGCAGCGGACCTCGGGATGCCGGAAGATCGCATGCCGATCGTCGAACGGCTGATCGAGACGCCACCGCCGCTTCCCTTCCATCCCCGTTCTCTGTACCGAACGGAAGGCGAGCGACGGTGGGATTTCTCCGCCGAACCGGATTCCCCCGGGAGTCGCTGGAAGGCTCCTCTTTCGGACCTCGAAGATCGCCGTATCGCCGCCGGCCGCCAGGTGCGAGCCTCCAGGGAGTACCAAACTATCGAAAGAGCGGTCCATTTCGACAGCTCCCGTTTCGACGCCTTCGAACTGTCGACGGGTCGCACCAAGGGTGCCGCCTTCACCCTGCAGTGGGCCGGCCTCGGGGAGAGGTTTTCGAGCGAACGCAGCCTGCGGGTGGCCTCCGGCGACATTGAGCGGCACCAGTTCCAGAGCGCGATCTTCGACCTGCGGGGCCACCCCGCGTGGCGCGGACGGATCCGCAAACTGCGCATCGCCATCGGCGCCCCGGCGCAACAGCGCATCCTGCTGCGCGAGTTGGTCGCCAATCGGGCAACGACGGATCCTGAAGCGCTCGCCTCGGCCCTCGGCCGCCCCTGGCTGGTCGATCTCGCCGGAGACGTGCGCTCCGCCTGGCTGGCGGTGCCGGACCTGCCGATCGAGCGGTCGGTGGCGGCGCTCCCGCCGGGCGCCCGGCTGCGCGGTTCGTGGTCCATACCGCAGGGATATCCCCCGGGCACCCTAGTAGAGATCTCCTGGCAGCCGGAAGGAGGACCCTCCGAAGTGCTCTCCGAGCACCCTCTGGGCGAGGGTGAGACGGACTCCTGGCAACCCTTTGAGATCGATCTCGACCGCTGGCAAGGCAAAGGCGGCAAAGTTTCCTTCCGGCTGACCGGCGCCCCCAGGGATGTCGTCGACGCCGCCGGACCGGCAGCCTGGGGCTCCCCGGAGATCTGGACCGCCGAAGCTCCGCGGCGACCACCGAACGTGGTGCTCATCTCGATCGACACCCTGCGGGCGGACCGCCTGTCGACCTACGGCTACCGCTTGCCCACCAGCCCACGCCTCGACGCCTGGGCGGCGCGTTCGGGCGTCGTCTTCGAGTACGCCATCGCCCAAGCGCCCTGGACCCTGCCGTCTCACTCGTCGATGCTCACCGGTCTCGATCCGTTCCGCCACGGCACCAACCATGACGCTCCTCTGGCGGCAGGAATCGAGACCCTGGCGGAGGCTCTGCGCCGCGGCGGCTATCGCACCCGAGCGGTGACCGCCGGCCGCTTCCTGACCCCGCAGTACGGCACCGCCCAGGGGTTCGACCGCTTCCAATACTTCGCCCCCGACAGCCCGGAGCAGCGGCCCCTGGAACTCGAGACCAACCTGGAGCGTGCCGTCGACGCCCTGGACGAAATGGCCGGCGAGCCGTTCTTTCTCTTCTTCCACACCTACGAGACCCACGCCCCCTACCGTCCACGGCAGCCGTGGTTCGAGCGCCTGCACGGCCAGCCGCCGCCGCGACCCGATGAACTGCGTCCGCCGGACAACGACGACGATCCGGATCCCGCGGCGCGGCGCGATCAGCCCTTCGGAGTTCCACGCCTGCGCCAGCAGGGAGGCGAGGAGGTCACCGCCGCGGCGAGCGACCTCTACGACGCCGGCATCGCCTACATGGACAACCTGGTGGGACAACTGCTCGATCGCGTCGACGATCTCGGCCCCACCGTCGTCGTCTTCACATCGGACCACGGTGAACTGTTCGGAGAACACGGCCTGGCCGGCCACGACAGCCTGTACGAAGAGAACCTCCGGGTGCCCTTGATCATTGCCGCTCCGGACGGCCTGGGTGCCGGCGATCGGGTGGTCGACCAGGTGCGCTCGGTGGACATCGTAGCGACGATCTTGGACCTCGTCGGCATCCGTCCGTCCCAGGACCTCGACGGGCGCACGCTGCGGCCCTATCTCGAGGGTCGGCGCCCGGCGGATTCGCCGCGCGCCTGGGCCTATGCTTCGCGCACCAACCGCGGCTTTGGCTTCCGCCAGCGCAACCGCCTGAAGGTGATCTACGACAACAGCGTGTGGTCGCCCACCGCCGGCAAAGCCAAGGCCTTCGACCTGCGCAAGGATCCTCGCGAGGAGCACCCTCTGCCAGCCCCGCCGGAGGCGCTCGAACTCATGCGGCAACGCTTCGAGGCCCTGCCCGGACTGTGGCTGACCCTGGAGAATCCGACCCAACGGATTTTCACCCTCGATATCCAGGGCCCGCTGGTCACCCCTGCCAGTTTCAAGTCCGTCGCCCTCGGCAACGCCAACATGAGCCAACCGGAAGCCGAAAGGGCTCGGATTGCCCTGCCCGGCAGCGGACGGACGGTGCTGCGGGTGGAGGTGGTGCCGCAGGGGGAGATGATCGTCCGGGCACTGGTCGACGGCAAGCCCCCGGCCGCTGACCGGCCCGGCGCAAGCTTTCGCCTGAACCCCTCGGCGATCGACGCCGCCACCTGGACCTGGCTGGAAGATCGCTGGCAAGCCGTCGACGCCACCGAGCCGGCGAACGGACCGACCTTCCGCGCCGAATGGGTCGGCGAGCGCCGGCAAGCCGATCGCGCCGTCTCCCAAGAGGACGAAGCTCTGCGAGAAGAGCTGAGAGCCCTGGGCTATATCGATTGA
- a CDS encoding DNA-3-methyladenine glycosylase I: MTDSLIRCDWAGDLPIYQRYHDEEWGVPLHDDAHLFEMLILEGAQAGLSWITILKRREGYREAFDGFDAEVIAGYDQAKVETLLEDTRIIRNRLKVQGTVKNARAYLALREELGSFDDFLWDFVGGEPKQNRWRSLAEVPVETVESKALSKALKKRGFTFVGPTICYAFMQAVGMVNDHTTDCFRFPQLAE; this comes from the coding sequence GTGACGGATTCCCTGATCCGCTGCGACTGGGCCGGCGATCTGCCCATCTACCAGCGCTACCACGACGAAGAATGGGGCGTGCCGCTGCACGATGACGCCCACCTGTTCGAGATGCTGATCCTCGAGGGCGCCCAGGCGGGTCTGTCGTGGATCACCATTCTCAAGCGACGCGAGGGCTATCGCGAGGCCTTCGATGGTTTCGACGCCGAGGTGATCGCCGGCTACGATCAGGCCAAAGTGGAAACGCTGCTCGAGGATACCCGCATCATCCGCAACCGCCTCAAGGTCCAGGGCACGGTAAAAAACGCCCGCGCCTACCTGGCCCTCCGTGAGGAACTGGGCTCCTTCGATGACTTCCTGTGGGACTTCGTCGGTGGCGAGCCGAAGCAGAATCGCTGGCGCAGCCTCGCCGAGGTGCCGGTCGAGACCGTGGAGTCCAAGGCGCTGAGCAAAGCCCTCAAGAAGCGTGGCTTCACCTTCGTCGGCCCGACCATCTGCTATGCCTTCATGCAGGCGGTGGGGATGGTCAACGACCACACCACCGATTGCTTTCGCTTTCCTCAGCTAGCCGAATAA
- a CDS encoding ion transporter, producing the protein MSSPWQGVRAAFHRPDTRIYRIVQGAIWVLIALSIGLLVVEVLAFPKNASLVYVDRLVLLVFAVELVLRVASFRPAGVDFFDRGFVGRLRAHLFGRLRYMMRPLILVDILTVAALVPALRGLRVLRLFRLFRTSRIFRYKNPFGGLERAFRDNLLLFAFAFSILGVSVLVGGLSLYLVEADLNKNLRSVGDGIWWALVTLTTVGFGDISPVTSLGRVVGSVLMIAGMFNLALFAGIVGRTLLTSVFGIREEQFRMSGYIDHLVICGYDAGAGMLLDAVRQEFDPSQENIVLFARGERPEDVPPEFMWVEGNPTKESELGKVRLTHARAALLVASREVTPQHADAATILTAFTLRRFLARQGVENRRKQPLYIVAEILDEENVEHALTAGADEVIETTRLGFSLLSHAIAQPGTATVLSRVASIGSHSLFVGSLKPRLVCPTPFDEVSRRIKEAGGLLVGVRAPNSDEDILNPADDFLVHPGSDYIYLAENPILSGGSRARKLS; encoded by the coding sequence ATGTCCTCTCCATGGCAGGGGGTGCGCGCCGCCTTTCATCGGCCCGACACTCGGATCTACCGGATCGTCCAGGGCGCCATCTGGGTGTTGATCGCGCTGTCCATCGGGCTCTTGGTAGTGGAGGTTCTGGCCTTCCCCAAAAACGCATCGCTGGTCTACGTCGACCGACTGGTACTGCTCGTCTTCGCCGTGGAACTGGTGCTCCGGGTCGCCAGCTTCCGGCCCGCGGGGGTCGACTTTTTCGACCGAGGGTTTGTCGGCCGGCTGCGGGCCCATCTCTTCGGGCGCCTGCGCTACATGATGCGGCCGCTGATCCTGGTGGACATCTTGACCGTGGCGGCGCTGGTTCCGGCCCTGCGCGGGCTGCGCGTCCTGCGGCTCTTTCGGCTGTTTCGGACCTCACGCATCTTTCGCTACAAAAACCCCTTCGGGGGCCTGGAACGGGCCTTTCGGGACAATCTTCTGCTGTTCGCCTTCGCCTTTTCCATCCTAGGCGTGTCCGTGCTGGTCGGAGGCCTTTCCCTCTATCTCGTCGAGGCCGACCTCAACAAGAATCTCAGGAGCGTGGGCGACGGCATCTGGTGGGCGCTGGTGACCCTCACCACGGTGGGATTCGGTGACATCAGCCCGGTGACCAGTCTCGGCCGGGTGGTCGGCAGCGTGTTGATGATCGCGGGTATGTTCAACTTGGCCCTGTTCGCCGGTATCGTCGGGCGCACGCTGTTGACGTCGGTCTTCGGCATTCGGGAGGAGCAGTTTCGGATGAGCGGCTATATCGACCATTTGGTGATCTGCGGATACGACGCCGGCGCGGGCATGCTGCTCGACGCGGTGCGCCAGGAGTTCGACCCGAGTCAGGAAAACATTGTGCTGTTCGCGCGCGGTGAGCGCCCGGAGGATGTGCCGCCGGAGTTCATGTGGGTGGAGGGCAACCCCACCAAGGAAAGCGAACTGGGCAAGGTGCGCCTGACCCACGCTCGGGCGGCCCTGCTGGTCGCCTCCCGTGAGGTCACCCCACAGCACGCGGACGCCGCCACCATCTTGACGGCCTTCACCCTACGCCGCTTCCTGGCCCGCCAGGGGGTGGAGAACAGGCGCAAGCAACCGCTCTACATCGTCGCCGAAATTCTGGACGAGGAGAACGTCGAACACGCCCTGACGGCCGGCGCCGACGAGGTGATCGAAACGACCCGCCTAGGTTTCTCGCTGCTCTCCCACGCCATTGCCCAGCCGGGAACGGCGACGGTGTTGTCGCGAGTGGCGTCCATCGGCTCGCACAGCTTGTTTGTTGGATCCCTCAAGCCCCGCCTCGTTTGCCCCACCCCCTTCGATGAAGTGTCCCGGCGGATCAAGGAAGCCGGCGGCCTGCTGGTCGGGGTGCGGGCTCCAAACAGCGACGAGGACATCCTCAATCCTGCCGATGACTTCCTGGTGCACCCCGGATCGGACTACATTTACCTGGCCGAGAACCCGATCCTGAGCGGCGGATCCCGGGCGCGGAAACTCTCGTGA
- a CDS encoding DUF1820 family protein, producing MTTESIYRVVFHNQGNVYEVYARHVSQGGLYGFVEVEELLFGERSSVVLDPSEEKLKTEFDGVRRFHVPMHAVIRIDEVERKGTSRITRAESDGGEVTPFPVVIPPAPKPSKS from the coding sequence GTGACAACCGAATCCATCTACCGCGTGGTCTTCCACAACCAGGGCAACGTTTACGAGGTGTATGCCCGGCACGTTTCCCAGGGCGGCCTGTACGGGTTCGTCGAGGTCGAGGAGTTGCTGTTCGGAGAACGCTCTTCGGTGGTGCTGGATCCGTCCGAAGAGAAGCTCAAGACGGAGTTCGACGGCGTGCGGCGATTTCACGTTCCGATGCACGCGGTCATCCGCATCGACGAAGTCGAGCGCAAGGGCACCTCGCGTATCACCCGGGCGGAGAGTGACGGCGGCGAGGTCACACCCTTTCCGGTGGTCATCCCGCCGGCGCCGAAGCCCTCCAAGAGCTAG
- a CDS encoding SDR family oxidoreductase, producing MTDKTALVTGAAHRLGKVFALALARRGANIAVHYGGSRDAARRTVEEIAALGVRVEPFQADLAEREAPRELIDAVVGRFGRLDVLVNSAASFESAPFAEITPDAWERVMAVNLRAPFFLTQAAVARMAEVDRPADQPAAVINVSDLSGVAAWREYAHHGVSKAGLVHWTRLAARELAPAVRVNALIPGLILPPPGMDEESDAWEAMAHGVPLQRSGDPRRLGEAVVFLVENDFVTGHVLPVDGGELLAGPVNH from the coding sequence TTGACGGACAAGACTGCGCTGGTGACCGGAGCCGCCCACCGCTTGGGCAAGGTCTTCGCGTTGGCGCTGGCGCGCCGCGGAGCGAATATCGCCGTGCACTACGGTGGTTCCCGCGATGCCGCCCGCCGTACCGTGGAAGAGATCGCGGCGTTGGGGGTGCGGGTAGAGCCCTTTCAGGCGGATCTGGCCGAGCGGGAGGCGCCGCGGGAGCTGATCGATGCGGTGGTCGGGCGCTTCGGGCGCCTCGACGTGCTGGTCAACAGCGCGGCGAGCTTCGAGAGTGCTCCTTTCGCGGAAATCACCCCGGATGCCTGGGAGCGGGTGATGGCGGTCAATTTGCGGGCGCCGTTCTTTCTCACCCAAGCGGCGGTTGCGCGGATGGCCGAAGTGGATCGGCCGGCGGACCAGCCGGCGGCGGTGATCAATGTCTCCGACCTGAGCGGCGTTGCGGCCTGGCGCGAGTATGCTCACCATGGGGTGAGCAAGGCCGGCTTGGTGCACTGGACCCGACTGGCGGCCCGCGAGTTGGCGCCGGCGGTGCGGGTGAACGCGCTGATTCCGGGCCTGATCTTGCCGCCGCCGGGGATGGACGAGGAGAGCGATGCCTGGGAAGCGATGGCACACGGGGTGCCTCTCCAGCGCTCCGGGGATCCGCGGCGGCTCGGTGAGGCGGTGGTCTTCTTGGTGGAAAACGACTTCGTCACCGGCCATGTGCTTCCCGTCGACGGCGGCGAGCTGTTGGCGGGTCCGGTGAATCATTGA
- the folB gene encoding dihydroneopterin aldolase: MAQDKIFINDLLVRGILGLNDWERVKKQDILINLELTFDTRRAGRDDDVAHTLNYRTLAKAVIAYVEDSSHLLVETLVAEVARICVVDHGAEAARVRIEKPGALRFARSVGVEIERHREDFGS, encoded by the coding sequence GTGGCGCAAGACAAGATTTTCATCAACGACCTGCTGGTGCGCGGGATCCTCGGTCTCAACGATTGGGAACGGGTCAAAAAGCAGGACATTCTGATCAACCTCGAGCTGACCTTCGACACCCGCCGTGCCGGCCGCGACGACGATGTCGCGCACACCCTCAACTACCGCACCCTCGCCAAGGCGGTGATTGCCTATGTCGAGGATTCTTCGCATCTGCTGGTCGAGACCCTGGTGGCGGAGGTGGCCCGCATCTGCGTGGTGGACCACGGCGCCGAAGCGGCCCGGGTGAGGATCGAGAAACCCGGTGCTCTGCGCTTTGCGCGCTCCGTGGGGGTGGAGATCGAGCGCCATCGGGAAGACTTCGGATCGTGA
- the folK gene encoding 2-amino-4-hydroxy-6-hydroxymethyldihydropteridine diphosphokinase, with the protein MTGGGAREKTVLSAGGEKVLVALGSNIEPERYLPTTILRLRQRFPDLAVSPVYSSQPVGTSGPEFHNAAVCFRTRLSPEKLKFDVLRPLEADFGRVRCDDRNAPRTIDLDIAFFGDRVIDDRSKRLRIPDPEVLRYAHLAVPLADLEPCLRHPVDGRALAEIAEPFRRAGGLVLVSG; encoded by the coding sequence TTGACCGGCGGCGGAGCCCGCGAAAAGACCGTACTCTCGGCGGGCGGCGAGAAGGTCTTGGTCGCCCTCGGCTCGAACATCGAGCCGGAGCGCTACCTGCCGACGACGATCTTGCGGCTGCGGCAACGATTCCCGGATCTTGCGGTTTCGCCGGTGTACTCCTCCCAACCGGTTGGGACGTCCGGCCCCGAGTTTCACAATGCGGCCGTCTGTTTCCGTACTCGGCTCTCTCCGGAAAAACTGAAGTTCGATGTGCTTCGGCCTCTCGAAGCCGATTTCGGCCGGGTGCGCTGTGACGATCGCAACGCTCCGCGGACGATCGATCTGGATATCGCGTTCTTCGGGGACCGGGTGATCGACGATCGATCCAAGCGTCTGCGAATTCCGGATCCGGAGGTCCTGCGCTATGCCCACCTGGCCGTTCCCTTGGCGGATCTCGAGCCATGTTTGCGCCATCCGGTGGACGGCCGTGCCTTGGCGGAGATCGCGGAGCCTTTTCGCCGTGCCGGTGGATTGGTTCTCGTCAGCGGATAG